The following coding sequences lie in one Lolium perenne isolate Kyuss_39 chromosome 2, Kyuss_2.0, whole genome shotgun sequence genomic window:
- the LOC127328727 gene encoding uncharacterized protein: MVWRPTSGSQKKLPLEERRHADVLQLSIFSEVLVIQIVHADVVPEALREFLGDDSINLCSAVVDNDVKMLEYYGIAAITGARNLQRMIPNPRTNYPPSMYALSNHYIGMELVKKDHNSIRCDN; encoded by the exons ATGGTCTGGCGCCCCACCTCCG GTAGCCAGAAGAAGCTTCCACTTGAGGAGAGGCGGCACGCTGATGTCCTGCAACTCAGCATTTTCAGTGAGGTCCTCGTCATCCAGATTGTGCACGCTGATGTAGTGCCGGAGGCCCTGAGGGAATTCCTTGGCGATGATTCAATCAACTTATGTAGCGCTGTTGTCGACAACGATGTGAAGATGCTCGAGTACTACGGCATCGCAGCCATTACGGGGGCGCGCAACCTGCAGAGGATGATCCCAAACCCGAGGACCAACTATCCTCCTTCTATGTATGCTttgtcaaaccattatattgggaTGGAGCTTGTGAAGAAGGATCACAATTCCATTAGATGTGACAACTAG